Proteins co-encoded in one Enterobacter sp. R4-368 genomic window:
- a CDS encoding sigma 54-interacting transcriptional regulator: MILRQLLEQNTHTSLLRAFIPLPPPFSPVQFIELRLNNAHFWRCFDDGSVETSEREYGGKVSDSSLHLILLAQSEALELRFARTDNGQFTEQDNTMFSWLARLASQALETQLSQVALSESIETLREERDHDRVLVDITNSVLSHLDLDDLIADVSQEIHRFFGIDNVRVVLRDTLHSRQLICHATHFPSCPPETERFALRSDSPVVLAALNENQGALLHQAQDAGLWQRDPVLQQLLMQGLNVVFILPLTFSHHAPGVLLLAHRDASIFSEQNCRLLQQIADRIGIAVDNADAYRQVIHLKENLNSENRKLNEQIASSQSLGDIIYQSDAMRDVLQQVNIVALSDSTVLILGETGTGKEIIARALHQMSPRKDKPLVKINCAAIPASLLESELFGHDKGAFTGAINAHRGRFEMADEGTLFLDEIGDMPLELQPKLLRVLQEREIERIGGTKTIPVNVRVIAATNRDLRQMVIDREFRNDLFYRLNVFPLVLPPLRERPDDIPLLARYFTQKLARRLNRTIDTIPADTIQQLMRYEWPGNVRELENVIERAVLLARDNTLNLHLHAQPVSMVQPVSHDPFPFTLPKVAEMMRPEPPENDEAERQQIIQVLRETNGIVAGPRGAAAKLGMKRTTLLSRMQRLGIAVREVL, encoded by the coding sequence ATGATCTTACGGCAGTTGCTGGAACAGAATACTCACACTTCGTTACTCCGGGCGTTTATCCCTTTACCGCCGCCTTTCAGCCCCGTCCAGTTTATCGAATTACGCTTAAATAACGCCCACTTCTGGCGCTGCTTTGATGATGGCAGCGTCGAAACCAGCGAGCGTGAATACGGCGGAAAAGTCAGCGACAGTTCGCTGCACCTTATTCTGCTGGCGCAAAGTGAGGCGCTGGAGTTGCGTTTTGCCCGTACCGATAACGGCCAGTTCACGGAGCAGGACAACACGATGTTTAGCTGGCTGGCGCGGCTGGCAAGCCAGGCGCTGGAAACGCAACTTTCTCAGGTGGCGTTGAGCGAGTCGATCGAAACGCTGCGTGAAGAGCGCGACCATGATCGGGTGCTGGTGGACATTACCAACTCGGTGCTTTCGCATCTGGATCTTGACGATCTGATCGCCGATGTTTCGCAGGAAATTCACCGCTTTTTCGGTATCGATAATGTCCGCGTGGTTCTGCGCGACACGCTGCACTCCCGCCAGCTTATTTGCCATGCCACCCACTTTCCCAGCTGCCCGCCGGAAACCGAGCGCTTTGCGTTGCGCAGTGATAGCCCGGTGGTGCTGGCGGCGCTCAATGAAAATCAGGGCGCGCTGCTGCACCAGGCGCAGGATGCCGGGTTATGGCAGCGCGATCCGGTATTGCAACAGCTATTGATGCAGGGGTTAAACGTGGTGTTTATTTTGCCACTGACCTTCAGCCACCACGCGCCTGGCGTGCTGTTGCTGGCGCACCGGGACGCCTCGATTTTCAGTGAGCAAAACTGTCGATTATTGCAGCAAATTGCCGACAGAATTGGCATTGCCGTCGATAATGCCGACGCCTACCGGCAGGTGATCCATTTAAAAGAGAATCTGAACAGCGAAAACCGCAAACTGAACGAGCAAATCGCCTCCAGCCAGAGTTTGGGCGACATCATTTACCAGAGCGATGCCATGCGCGACGTGCTTCAGCAGGTCAATATTGTGGCACTGAGCGACAGTACGGTGCTGATCCTCGGTGAAACCGGCACCGGCAAGGAGATCATCGCCCGCGCGCTGCACCAGATGAGCCCGCGCAAAGACAAACCGCTGGTGAAAATCAACTGTGCCGCCATTCCCGCCAGCCTGCTGGAAAGCGAGCTGTTTGGTCACGATAAAGGCGCTTTCACCGGGGCGATTAACGCCCATCGCGGGCGCTTTGAGATGGCTGATGAAGGCACACTGTTCCTCGATGAAATCGGCGATATGCCGCTTGAGCTGCAACCGAAGCTGTTGCGGGTATTGCAGGAGCGCGAGATCGAACGCATCGGCGGTACGAAAACCATTCCGGTTAACGTGCGGGTGATTGCCGCCACCAACCGCGACCTGCGCCAGATGGTGATTGATCGCGAATTCCGTAACGATCTGTTTTACCGCCTGAATGTGTTTCCGCTGGTGCTGCCGCCGCTACGCGAGCGGCCGGACGATATTCCGCTGCTGGCACGTTATTTCACACAAAAACTGGCGCGCCGCCTTAATCGCACCATTGATACCATTCCCGCCGATACCATCCAGCAACTGATGCGCTATGAGTGGCCCGGCAACGTGCGCGAGCTGGAAAACGTCATTGAACGCGCGGTATTGCTGGCGCGCGACAACACGTTAAACCTGCATCTGCACGCCCAGCCGGTCAGCATGGTGCAGCCGGTTAGCCACGATCCCTTCCCCTTCACGCTGCCCAAAGTGGCGGAGATGATGCGCCCGGAGCCGCCGGAAAATGACGAAGCGGAACGCCAGCAAATTATTCAGGTGCTGCGCGAAACCAACGGCATTGTCGCCGGGCCGCGCGGCGCGGCCGCCAAACTCGGCATGAAACGCACCACGCTGTTATCGCGAATGCAGCGTCTCGGTATCGCCGTGCGCGAAGTGCTGTAA
- the arsC gene encoding arsenate reductase (glutaredoxin) (This arsenate reductase requires both glutathione and glutaredoxin to convert arsenate to arsenite, after which the efflux transporter formed by ArsA and ArsB can extrude the arsenite from the cell, providing resistance.) — MSETVKIYHNPRCSKSRETLALLKENGVEPEVVLYLETPPDAATVQKLLKMLGMSSARELMRSKEDLYKELQLSDSALTEAQLVQALVDNPKLLERPIVVSHGKARIGRPPEQVLEIL; from the coding sequence ATGTCAGAGACGGTGAAGATTTACCATAACCCACGCTGCTCAAAGAGCCGCGAAACGCTGGCGCTGCTGAAGGAAAACGGCGTTGAGCCAGAAGTGGTGCTCTACCTCGAGACGCCGCCGGATGCGGCGACGGTGCAAAAACTGCTGAAAATGCTCGGTATGTCCAGCGCGCGCGAACTGATGCGTAGCAAAGAAGATCTCTATAAAGAATTACAGCTTAGCGATAGCGCACTGACGGAAGCGCAACTGGTGCAGGCGCTGGTGGATAACCCGAAACTGCTTGAACGCCCGATTGTCGTTAGCCACGGCAAAGCGCGAATCGGTCGCCCGCCGGAGCAGGTGCTGGAGATTTTGTAG
- a CDS encoding AI-2E family transporter yields the protein MLEMLMQWYRRRFSDPEAIALLVILLAGFCILFFFSGLLAPLLVALVIAYLLEWPTARLQRIGCSRTWAATIVLVLFVGILLVMAFVVMPVAWQQGIYLIRDMPGMLSKLSDFAATLPRRYPALMDAGIIDAMAENMRSRMLTMGDSVVKYSLASLVGLLTLAVYLVLVPLMVFFLVKDKEQMLNAVRRVLPRNRGLAGQVWKEMNQQITNYIRGKVLEMIVVGVATWIGFILFGLNYSLLLAVLVGFSVLIPYIGAFVVTIPVVGVALFQFGLGTEFWSCFAVYLIIQGLDGNLLVPVLFSEAVNLHPLVIILSVIIFGGLWGFWGVFFAIPLATLIQAVIHAWPDSPPVSEE from the coding sequence ATGCTCGAAATGTTAATGCAGTGGTATCGCCGCCGCTTCAGCGATCCGGAGGCGATTGCGCTGCTGGTCATTCTGCTCGCGGGGTTCTGTATTCTCTTCTTCTTCAGCGGCCTTCTTGCGCCGCTGCTGGTAGCGCTGGTGATCGCTTACCTGCTTGAGTGGCCTACCGCACGTCTGCAACGTATCGGCTGTTCGCGTACCTGGGCTGCCACAATAGTTCTGGTGCTGTTTGTCGGCATCCTGCTGGTGATGGCGTTTGTGGTGATGCCGGTTGCCTGGCAGCAGGGGATTTACCTGATCCGTGATATGCCCGGCATGTTAAGCAAGCTCTCTGATTTTGCCGCCACCTTACCGCGCCGTTACCCGGCGTTAATGGATGCGGGGATCATCGATGCGATGGCGGAAAACATGCGCTCCCGCATGCTGACAATGGGCGATTCCGTGGTGAAATATTCGCTCGCCTCGCTGGTCGGGCTGCTGACGCTGGCGGTCTATCTGGTGCTGGTGCCGCTGATGGTTTTCTTCCTGGTAAAAGATAAAGAGCAGATGCTCAACGCCGTGCGCCGCGTGCTGCCGCGCAACCGTGGGCTGGCAGGCCAGGTGTGGAAAGAGATGAACCAGCAAATCACCAACTACATCCGTGGCAAAGTGCTGGAGATGATTGTCGTCGGCGTCGCCACCTGGATCGGTTTTATCCTGTTTGGTCTCAACTACTCCCTGCTGCTGGCGGTGCTGGTCGGCTTCTCGGTGCTGATCCCCTATATCGGCGCGTTTGTCGTCACCATTCCGGTGGTCGGCGTGGCGCTGTTCCAGTTCGGTCTTGGCACTGAGTTCTGGAGCTGCTTTGCCGTTTATCTGATTATTCAGGGGCTGGATGGCAACCTGCTGGTGCCGGTGCTGTTCTCCGAAGCGGTTAACCTGCACCCGCTGGTGATCATTTTATCGGTGATTATCTTCGGCGGGCTGTGGGGCTTCTGGGGTGTCTTTTTCGCTATTCCGCTGGCGACGTTGATTCAGGCGGTGATCCACGCCTGGCCGGATTCGCCGCCGGTGTCAGAAGAGTAA
- the upp gene encoding uracil phosphoribosyltransferase, translating into MKVVEVKHPLVKHKLGLMRENDISTKRFRELASEVGSLLTYEATADLETEKVTIEGWNGPVQVDQIKGKKITVVPILRAGLGMMEGVLEHVPSARISVVGIYRNEETLEPVPYFQKLVSNIDERMALVVDPMLATGGSMIATIDLLKNAGCHSIKVLVLVAAPEGLAALEKAHPDVELYTASIDQGLNEHGYIIPGLGDAGDKIFGTK; encoded by the coding sequence ATGAAGGTCGTGGAAGTAAAACACCCACTCGTCAAACACAAGCTGGGCCTGATGCGAGAGAACGACATCAGCACCAAACGCTTTCGTGAACTCGCCTCAGAAGTGGGCAGCCTGCTGACCTATGAAGCAACGGCCGATCTGGAAACGGAAAAAGTGACCATCGAAGGCTGGAATGGCCCGGTACAGGTTGATCAAATTAAAGGTAAGAAAATCACCGTCGTGCCGATCCTGCGCGCAGGTCTGGGCATGATGGAAGGCGTGCTGGAGCACGTACCGAGCGCGCGCATCAGCGTAGTGGGTATCTACCGTAATGAAGAGACGCTGGAGCCGGTACCGTACTTCCAGAAACTGGTATCGAACATCGACGAGCGCATGGCGCTGGTTGTTGACCCGATGCTGGCGACCGGTGGTTCGATGATCGCTACCATCGACCTGCTGAAAAATGCCGGTTGCCACAGTATTAAAGTGCTGGTGCTGGTTGCCGCGCCGGAAGGGCTGGCGGCGCTGGAAAAAGCGCACCCGGATGTTGAGCTGTACACCGCGTCGATTGACCAGGGGCTGAATGAGCACGGATACATTATTCCGGGCCTCGGCGACGCCGGCGACAAAATCTTTGGTACGAAGTAA
- the focA gene encoding formate transporter FocA translates to MDTGNAFDLRLPAEMAKVAEQSGLYKVSKRKELSFFLAITAGVFISIAFVFYITVTAGPAPATALAKLAGGVCFSLGLILVVVCGADLFTSTVLTVMAKASGLISWRQLFTNWVIVYFGNLVGALFFVALIWFGGQAMNSNGLWGLNVLQTADHKMHHTFIEAVCLGTLCNLMVCLAVWMSYSGHTLTDKIMAMLLPIGMFVASGFEHSIANMFLLPLAVIIRDFSPQSFWTAVHSSPDNFPALTINNVITDNLLPVTIGNIIGGGVLVGVTYWIIYLRHQNDTH, encoded by the coding sequence ATGGATACCGGCAACGCGTTTGACCTGCGACTTCCTGCGGAAATGGCAAAAGTCGCCGAGCAGTCTGGATTGTATAAAGTCAGCAAACGAAAAGAGCTGTCGTTCTTCCTCGCGATTACTGCGGGCGTGTTTATCTCAATTGCGTTTGTGTTTTACATCACCGTTACCGCCGGGCCTGCGCCTGCGACCGCGCTGGCGAAGCTGGCGGGCGGCGTCTGTTTTTCCCTCGGGCTGATTCTGGTGGTGGTCTGCGGGGCGGATCTCTTTACCTCAACTGTGCTGACGGTGATGGCGAAAGCCAGCGGGTTGATTAGCTGGCGGCAACTGTTTACCAACTGGGTGATCGTCTATTTCGGCAACCTCGTTGGGGCACTGTTTTTTGTGGCGTTGATTTGGTTTGGCGGCCAGGCCATGAACAGCAACGGCTTGTGGGGGCTGAATGTGTTGCAAACCGCTGACCATAAAATGCACCACACCTTTATCGAAGCGGTGTGCCTGGGCACGCTGTGCAATTTAATGGTCTGTCTGGCGGTGTGGATGAGTTATTCCGGCCATACGTTGACGGATAAAATCATGGCGATGTTGCTGCCAATCGGCATGTTTGTCGCCAGCGGTTTCGAGCACAGTATCGCCAACATGTTTTTGCTGCCGCTGGCGGTGATCATTCGTGACTTTTCACCACAGAGTTTCTGGACCGCGGTACACAGCTCACCAGATAACTTCCCGGCGCTGACCATCAATAACGTGATTACCGATAACCTGCTGCCAGTGACGATTGGCAATATTATCGGCGGCGGCGTGCTGGTGGGGGTGACGTACTGGATTATCTATCTGCGTCATCAGAACGACACGCATTGA
- a CDS encoding DnaA inactivator Hda — MNTPAQLSLPLYLPDDETFASFWPGDNPSLLAALQNVLRQAHSGYIYFWSREGAGRSHLLHAACAELSQRGDAVGYVPLDKRTWFVPEVLDGMEQLSLVCIDNIECVAGDEPWEMAIFNLYNRILEQGKTRLLITGDRPPRQLNLGLPDLASRLDWGQIYKLQPLSDEDKLQALQLRARIRGFELPEDVGRFLLKRLDREMRTLFDTLDELDRASITAQRKLTIPFVKEILKL, encoded by the coding sequence CTGAACACGCCGGCACAGCTCTCCCTGCCATTGTACTTACCCGATGATGAAACCTTTGCGAGTTTCTGGCCGGGTGATAACCCCTCTTTACTGGCGGCACTGCAAAACGTTCTGCGCCAGGCGCACAGCGGATACATCTATTTCTGGTCACGTGAAGGCGCGGGCCGCAGCCATTTGCTGCATGCCGCGTGTGCCGAACTCTCCCAGCGCGGCGATGCCGTAGGCTATGTGCCGCTCGATAAGCGCACCTGGTTTGTACCGGAAGTGCTGGATGGGATGGAGCAACTCTCGCTGGTGTGTATCGACAATATCGAATGCGTGGCCGGTGACGAGCCGTGGGAGATGGCGATTTTCAACCTCTACAATCGCATTCTGGAACAGGGCAAAACCCGCTTGCTGATAACCGGCGACAGACCGCCGCGCCAGCTCAATCTGGGGTTGCCGGATCTGGCCTCAAGGCTGGACTGGGGGCAAATCTACAAGCTGCAACCGCTCTCCGACGAAGACAAATTACAAGCCTTACAACTGCGGGCTCGGATCCGCGGGTTTGAACTGCCGGAAGACGTGGGGCGGTTTTTGTTAAAGCGGCTGGACAGAGAAATGCGCACGCTGTTCGATACGCTGGATGAGCTGGATCGCGCGTCGATCACCGCCCAGCGCAAGCTGACCATTCCGTTCGTCAAAGAGATCCTCAAACTCTGA
- the purM gene encoding phosphoribosylformylglycinamidine cyclo-ligase, whose translation MTDKTSLSYKDAGVDIDAGNALVDRIKGVVKKTRRPEVMGGLGGFGALCALPQKYREPVLVSGTDGVGTKLRLAMDLKRHDTIGIDLVAMCVNDLVVQGAEPLFFLDYYATGKLDVDTAASVINGIAEGCLQSGCALVGGETAEMPGMYHGEDYDVAGFCVGVVEKSEIIDGSKVADGDVLVALASSGPHSNGYSLVRKVLEVSGADPLATQLEGKPLADHLLEPTRIYVKSVLELIENVDVHAIAHLTGGGFWENIPRVLPDNTQAVINESSWQWPAVFNWLQNAGNVSRHEMYRTFNCGVGMVIALPAAEADKAITLLNAKGEKAWKIGIIKASDSSERVVIE comes from the coding sequence GTGACCGATAAAACCTCTCTCAGCTATAAAGATGCCGGTGTTGATATCGACGCGGGCAATGCTCTGGTTGACCGAATCAAAGGCGTGGTGAAGAAAACCCGTCGCCCGGAAGTGATGGGCGGTTTGGGCGGCTTCGGTGCGCTGTGCGCGCTGCCGCAAAAATATCGTGAGCCAGTACTGGTTTCCGGCACTGACGGCGTGGGCACAAAACTGCGTCTGGCAATGGATCTGAAACGTCACGACACCATCGGTATCGATCTGGTGGCAATGTGCGTTAACGATCTGGTGGTACAGGGCGCTGAGCCGCTGTTCTTCCTCGACTATTACGCCACCGGCAAGCTGGATGTTGATACTGCCGCCAGCGTGATCAACGGCATCGCCGAAGGCTGCCTGCAATCTGGCTGTGCGCTGGTTGGCGGCGAAACGGCGGAAATGCCGGGCATGTACCACGGTGAAGATTACGATGTCGCCGGTTTCTGCGTCGGTGTGGTAGAAAAATCAGAAATCATCGACGGCTCGAAAGTGGCTGACGGCGATGTGCTGGTCGCACTGGCTTCGAGCGGCCCGCACTCCAATGGCTATTCGCTGGTGCGTAAAGTGCTCGAAGTGAGCGGTGCCGATCCGCTGGCTACGCAACTGGAAGGCAAACCGCTGGCCGATCACCTGCTGGAACCGACCCGCATTTATGTGAAGTCCGTGCTGGAGCTGATTGAAAATGTCGATGTCCACGCTATCGCCCACCTGACCGGCGGCGGTTTCTGGGAAAACATTCCGCGCGTACTGCCGGATAACACCCAGGCGGTAATCAATGAGTCCTCCTGGCAGTGGCCGGCCGTGTTTAACTGGCTGCAAAACGCCGGCAACGTGAGCCGCCACGAAATGTACCGCACCTTTAACTGCGGCGTTGGTATGGTGATTGCGCTGCCTGCGGCTGAAGCCGATAAAGCCATCACTCTGCTGAATGCGAAAGGTGAAAAGGCGTGGAAAATCGGTATCATCAAAGCATCCGATTCCAGTGAGCGTGTGGTTATTGAATGA
- the uraA gene encoding uracil permease, with the protein MTRRAIGVSERPPLLQTIPLSLQHLFAMFGATVLVPILFHINPATVLLFNGVGTLLYIFICKGKIPAYLGSSFAFISPVLLLLPLGYEVALGGFIMCGVLFCIVSFIVKKAGTGWLDVMFPPAAMGAIVAVIGLELAGVAANMAGLLPAEGQSADSKTVIISLVTLGVTVFGSVLFRGFLAIIPILIGVLAGYALSFAMGVVDTTPIAQAHWFALPTFYTPRFEWFAIFTILPAALVVIAEHVGHLVVTANIVKKDLIRDPGLHRSMFANGLSTIISGFFGSTPNTTYGENIGVMAITRVYSTWVIGGAAIFAILLSCVGKLAAAIQIIPVPVMGGVSLLLYGVIGASGIRVLIESKVDYSKAQNLILTSVILIIGVSGAKVHIGAAELKGMALATIVGVGLSLIFKLISVLRPEEVVLDAPEDDVAKS; encoded by the coding sequence ATGACGCGCCGTGCTATCGGGGTAAGTGAAAGACCGCCGCTTTTGCAGACGATCCCGCTTAGTTTACAGCATCTGTTCGCCATGTTCGGCGCAACCGTGCTGGTGCCAATCCTGTTCCACATTAACCCGGCCACCGTGCTGCTGTTCAATGGTGTCGGAACGCTGCTGTATATCTTTATCTGTAAAGGGAAAATTCCGGCCTATTTAGGCTCCAGCTTTGCGTTTATCTCCCCGGTACTACTGTTGCTGCCGCTGGGCTACGAAGTGGCGCTCGGCGGGTTCATTATGTGCGGCGTGCTGTTCTGCATCGTCTCGTTCATTGTGAAAAAAGCGGGCACCGGCTGGCTGGATGTGATGTTCCCGCCTGCGGCGATGGGCGCAATCGTTGCCGTCATCGGTCTGGAACTGGCGGGTGTGGCGGCGAACATGGCCGGTCTGCTGCCTGCGGAAGGGCAGTCTGCGGATTCCAAAACCGTGATTATCTCGCTAGTGACGCTGGGCGTGACGGTGTTTGGCTCGGTGCTGTTCCGCGGCTTTCTGGCGATTATCCCGATCCTGATTGGCGTGCTGGCGGGTTATGCGCTCTCCTTCGCGATGGGCGTTGTCGATACCACGCCGATTGCTCAGGCGCACTGGTTCGCGCTGCCAACGTTTTACACGCCGCGTTTTGAGTGGTTTGCCATTTTCACCATTCTGCCTGCGGCGCTGGTGGTGATTGCCGAGCACGTCGGTCACCTGGTGGTGACGGCGAATATCGTCAAAAAAGATCTGATCCGCGATCCGGGTTTGCACCGCTCCATGTTCGCCAACGGCCTTTCAACCATCATCTCCGGTTTCTTCGGCTCTACGCCGAACACCACCTACGGTGAGAACATCGGCGTGATGGCGATTACCCGCGTCTACAGCACCTGGGTGATTGGCGGCGCGGCGATTTTCGCCATTCTGCTCTCCTGCGTCGGTAAACTGGCGGCGGCTATCCAGATTATCCCGGTGCCGGTAATGGGCGGTGTTTCTCTGCTGCTGTATGGGGTAATCGGCGCTTCCGGTATCCGCGTGCTGATCGAATCGAAAGTGGATTACAGCAAAGCGCAAAACCTGATCCTCACCTCCGTTATCCTGATCATCGGCGTTAGCGGCGCGAAAGTGCACATTGGCGCGGCTGAATTGAAAGGCATGGCGCTGGCGACGATCGTCGGTGTGGGTCTGAGCCTGATCTTTAAACTGATTAGCGTACTGCGCCCGGAAGAAGTGGTGCTGGACGCGCCAGAAGATGATGTCGCGAAGTCGTAA
- the purN gene encoding phosphoribosylglycinamide formyltransferase: MKNIVVLISGNGSNLQAIIDACKQKKINGTLRAVFSNKADAFGLERAREANIPAHALSADQFASRDAFDRELMQEIDAFAPDVVVLAGYMRILSPAFVAHYAGRLLNIHPSLLPKYPGLHTHRQVLENGDEEHGTSVHFVTDELDGGPVILQAKVPVFEGDTEEEITERVQSQEHAIYPLVVSWFVDGRLKMDSNSAWLDGVRLPPEGYAADE; encoded by the coding sequence ATGAAAAACATCGTGGTGCTGATTTCCGGTAACGGAAGCAATTTGCAGGCAATTATCGACGCCTGCAAACAGAAGAAAATCAACGGCACCCTGCGGGCAGTATTCAGTAATAAGGCCGACGCGTTCGGCCTTGAACGTGCGCGGGAAGCCAATATTCCCGCCCATGCACTGAGCGCAGATCAGTTCGCCAGCCGCGATGCGTTTGACCGCGAGCTGATGCAGGAAATCGACGCCTTCGCCCCGGATGTGGTGGTGCTGGCGGGTTATATGCGTATCCTCAGCCCGGCGTTTGTCGCGCATTACGCCGGACGTCTGCTGAATATCCACCCTTCCCTGTTGCCAAAATATCCCGGTCTTCACACGCACCGCCAGGTGCTGGAAAACGGTGATGAAGAACATGGTACCAGCGTGCATTTTGTTACCGATGAGCTGGACGGTGGCCCGGTGATTTTGCAAGCCAAAGTGCCAGTGTTCGAAGGTGATACGGAAGAAGAGATCACCGAACGTGTGCAGTCACAGGAACATGCGATTTACCCGCTGGTGGTCAGTTGGTTTGTTGATGGCCGCCTGAAAATGGACAGCAACAGCGCGTGGCTGGATGGTGTGCGCCTACCGCCTGAAGGCTATGCGGCCGACGAATAA
- the bepA gene encoding beta-barrel assembly-enhancing protease → MFRQLKRTLVATLIAALSAGSVAPAWADSIDSTLPDMGTSAGSTLSIGQEMQMGDYYVRQLRGSAPLINDPLLVQYINSLGMRLVAHADSVKTPFHFYLVNNDEINAFAFFGGNVVLHSALFRYTDNESQLASVMAHEISHVTQRHLARAMEDQKRNAPLTWAGVLGSILLAMANPQAGMGALTGTLAGTQQGLISFTQQNEQEADRIGIQVLQRAGFDPQAMPTFLEKLLDQSRYSTRPPEILLTHPLPESRLSDARNRANQMRPVVVQSSEEFYMAKARTLGMYNSGRNQLTSDLLDGWSKGNVREQRAAQYGRALQAMEAKNYAEAAKILQPLLNASPNNAWYIDLATDIDLGQNKSADAIKRLNAASELKTNPVLQLNLANAYLEGGQPAEAARILNRYTFTNKEDVNGWDLLAQAEAALNNRDQELAARAEGLALVGKLDQAITLLSSASSQVKLGSLQQARYDARIDQLRELQQRFKPYQKM, encoded by the coding sequence ATGTTCAGGCAGTTGAAACGAACGCTGGTCGCAACCCTGATTGCTGCACTCAGTGCAGGTAGCGTTGCCCCGGCATGGGCTGATTCGATAGACAGCACGTTGCCGGATATGGGCACCTCGGCGGGAAGCACGCTCTCCATTGGTCAGGAGATGCAGATGGGCGACTATTACGTTCGCCAGCTTCGCGGCAGCGCGCCACTGATTAATGATCCGCTGCTGGTGCAGTACATTAATTCCCTCGGTATGCGTCTGGTGGCGCACGCGGATTCGGTCAAAACCCCTTTCCACTTCTATCTCGTCAATAACGACGAGATCAACGCCTTCGCCTTTTTTGGTGGCAATGTGGTGCTGCACTCCGCGCTGTTCCGTTATACGGATAACGAGAGCCAACTGGCCTCGGTGATGGCGCACGAAATCTCCCACGTCACCCAGCGCCACCTGGCGCGCGCGATGGAAGACCAAAAACGCAACGCGCCGCTGACCTGGGCGGGCGTACTGGGTTCCATTTTGCTGGCGATGGCTAACCCGCAAGCCGGGATGGGCGCGCTCACCGGCACGCTGGCCGGAACACAGCAAGGGCTTATCAGTTTTACCCAGCAGAACGAACAGGAAGCGGACCGCATCGGTATTCAGGTGCTGCAACGCGCCGGGTTTGATCCGCAAGCGATGCCGACCTTCCTCGAAAAACTGCTGGATCAGTCGCGCTACTCCACGCGCCCGCCGGAAATTTTGCTGACGCACCCGTTGCCGGAAAGCCGCTTGTCGGATGCGCGCAACCGCGCCAACCAGATGCGTCCGGTGGTGGTGCAATCATCCGAAGAGTTCTACATGGCGAAAGCCAGAACGCTGGGCATGTACAACTCCGGGCGTAACCAGCTCACCAGTGACCTGCTGGATGGCTGGTCGAAAGGCAACGTGCGTGAACAACGCGCGGCGCAATATGGTCGGGCGTTACAGGCAATGGAAGCGAAAAATTACGCCGAGGCGGCAAAAATCTTGCAGCCGCTGCTGAACGCCAGCCCGAACAATGCCTGGTATATCGACCTGGCGACCGATATCGATTTAGGGCAGAACAAAAGCGCGGACGCCATTAAACGCCTCAATGCCGCCAGCGAACTGAAAACTAACCCGGTGCTGCAACTCAACCTGGCGAACGCTTACCTGGAAGGTGGTCAGCCCGCGGAAGCCGCGCGCATTCTTAACCGTTACACCTTTACGAATAAAGAGGATGTCAACGGCTGGGATTTACTGGCGCAGGCCGAAGCGGCACTGAATAACCGCGATCAGGAACTGGCCGCGCGTGCCGAAGGGTTAGCGCTGGTAGGCAAGCTGGATCAGGCGATCACCTTGCTAAGCAGCGCCAGTTCGCAGGTGAAACTCGGCAGCCTGCAACAGGCGCGTTACGATGCGCGAATTGACCAGCTACGCGAGTTGCAGCAACGGTTCAAGCCGTACCAGAAAATGTAA